TCCAGGAAACCTACGGCACCAAAGCATCCTTTATTACCATCGGACAGGGTGGCGAGATGCAAATGGGAACTGCCACCGTGGCCATTACCGATATGGATGGCCTGCCGAACCGGCATTGCGGCCGTGGAGGAATGGGCGCCGTCATGGGGTCCAAGTACATTAAAGCTATTATTATAGATGATACCGGTGCTGACGGGCATTTGTTCGAAATGACCGATAAAGTAGCGTTCAATGCCGAGGCCAAGGAATGGGCAAAACAGCTGGTCGAAAGCGGAAAAGGCCTTCATAATTTCGGAACTGCTGTACTGGTTAACCCGATCAGCCAGAACGGCGGACTGCCGACCCGAAATTTCAGCATGGGAACATTTGAAGGATCGGAAAAAATAAACGGCCAGATGCTGACCAAAACCATCAACGAACGCGGCGGAAAGGTCGGCCATGGGTGTTCACCGGGGTGTGCCATCCGGTGTTCCAATGTGTACAACGATTTGGATGGTAATTACGTGGTATCCGGCCTGGAATATGAAACCATCGCCCTGATGGGGTCCAACCTGGAAATCGATTCACTGGACGTGATCGCCAAATTAAATTATTTATGCAATGACTACGGTGTCGATACCATGGAAATTGGTGTCACCATCGGCGTGGCCATGGAAGCAGGCCTTGCCGCTTTTGGTGACGGCGATGCCGCCATTTCCCTGCTCAATGAACTTCCCAGGGGGACGGTTCTGGGCAAATTAATCGGTCAGGGTGCCACGGTAACGGGAAGAGTGCTGGGAATTACCCGGGTACCGGCGACAAAAGGGCAAGCCATGTCCGGCTATGACCCGAGAGCGCTCAAAGGAACAGGAATCACCTATGCCACCTCAACGATGGGCGGCGATCATACGGCTGGAAACTGTCTTCCGGGACGGGGGGGGGTCGATCCCAACCGGTCTGAAGGACAGGTTGCTGTATCACGGGATCTGCAGATCATGTCCACCGTTGTCGACAATATGGGGCTTTGCCTGTTTGTCGGACCGCTTCCGGGTTCCATGGAACGTATTGCCCGATTGATTTCGGCAGCAACGGGAAAAGAAACCAGCGTGGAAGATCTTCTCGAGATGGGGAAAAGCATCCTGAGGCTGGAGATAAAGTTTAATACCAAAGCGGGTTTTACCAAAGCCGACAACCGACTGCCCGAATTTTTCAGAAAAGAAACTCTGGGGCCAAAAAAGCTGGTGTTTGATATCGATCCGGCCGAACTTGATGAGGTGATGAATTTCTAATGCGGACTGACAGTTGCCATGAGAGGCTGTTTGATTCCGCCCGTTACACAATATTAAAAATTACCACACCCAACGAAAGGAAGTAGCAATGAAAAATTACAATCAGGCATTTGGATTTTACCTTCCTACAAAACTTGTTTATGAAATCGGCGCTATCAAAAACAAACTGGCATCCGAAATTAAAGTGCTGAATACCGACACGGTGACGATCGTTACGGACAAGGGCGTTATCGGTGCAGGTCTGTTGAAGAATGTAGAAGCGGCCCTGAACGAAAAAAAAATTACCTATAATATTTTTGACGGGGTTGAACCCAATCCCAGTACGGACACTTGTTATCAATGTGCCGAAACGGCTAAAGCCATCAGCGCGGGCGCCTTTATCGCCGTCGGCGGTGGCAGCCCCATGGATGTGGCAAAAACCGCCGCTATATTAATGACCAATGGCGGCAACCTCGACAAGTATGAAGGCGTTGATAAATTTGAAAAAGATCCGCTTCCCATCCTGGCGATACCAACAACCGCCGGGACCGGCAGTGAGGTCACTCCGTTTGCTGTCATCACCATCCGTGCTCGAAATTATAAAATGACAATCGTGAGCTATCGTTTCCTCCCCAAAGTCGCATTTCTTGATCCGACCGTCCTGACATCTATTCCGCCACACATTGCGGCCTCTTGTGGTATGGATGCACTGACCCATGCAATCGAGTCTTACACCAATCTGGTTGCCTCCCCCTTCACGGATGCATTCGGTGCGGAAGCCATTCGATTGATCGGTAAATACTTGAGAGCTTTTGTCGCAAACCGTGCGGATATGGAAGCGGCCGGCGCAATGTGTGTCGCCAGCAATCTGGCTGGAATCGCCTTTGGTATTGCCAGACTGGGTAATGTTCACGCCATGGCCCATCCGCTAAGCGGTTTTTTCAATGTTCCTCATGGCGTTGCTAACGCCATCATCCTCACAAAGGTTATGGAATATAATATGCTGGCGGATCATGGCAAATACAAACGAATTGCCGCCCTTATGGGAGAAGATGTTTCCGGATTATCAGACCTGGAAGCCGCACCGATTGCCATCGAAGCGGTTCAGAACCTCGCCGATGATGTCGGAATCCCGAAAACGCTGACCGAAGTCGGTGTTAAAAAAGATAAAATTGAAGAGATGGCAAAAGATGCCATGTTAAGCGGAAATGTCAAAATCAACCCCAGAATGAGCACCCTGAAAGATATCATCAACCTGTATCTTTCAGCCATGTAAGCCGAAGGGGTTATCCGTTTACGGGTAACCCTTTCCCCCTTCCCCCATCGATTGACTGCTGTTTTCTGTTCACATTATCTCCTGCCTCCCGACGGTGAGACCCGACCGGTCTCACCGTCACCTTCATCTCCTTGAATCAGCGACCTTCAAACCGACTGCGCAGCGCTATCGCTGGAGGGGCACGTCGTTTGAGAAAAAAGGCATCGGGTTTTTATCTTTATAACATCCTCAAGGGAGCAGCAAGATACTATAAATTTAAACCCTGTGATTTAAAAACTTCCGGACAAACCGATTATAAAAAAAGGGGCGGCTGATCGAGGATAGATGGGAATGGATATAAAATACCCGGATTGGATGGAAAAACAGGGGTGCTTCAGGTATCTGCTCCCCCCCCCGGGAATCCCCCTTCGGGAAAAGGGGGATGCTTGGTTACTGACCGCTGGGGATAGCAGTCATGAATCCGATTTTTCATCGACAAAATTTTCATCACCCCCCTGATAACCCATTACTTTTGAAAACTCCCGCGTTGCTTCCAGCAGCTCACGGATGCAAAAATTTCGATGCGCTTCATCGTTAAAACGGATTTCCGGAATATCCACACTCAGACAGCAAAGCAATCTGCCATCAAGATCAAGTACGGGGGCACTGATGGATCCAAGGCCGGCGGATCGTTCCCCCATGCTGAGAGCAAATCCTTTTTTCCGTATATTTTCCAGATCCTCTCTGAGTAATTTAATATTGTTGATGGTATTTTTCGTAAACGGTTCAATTTTTAAATTCCGGATGTATGTTTCCGTAAAATCGGCAGACGCAAACGAAAGAAGACACTTGGGGGTTGCGCCTGCATACAGGGGAGAGGTC
The nucleotide sequence above comes from Desulfobacterales bacterium. Encoded proteins:
- a CDS encoding aldehyde ferredoxin oxidoreductase C-terminal domain-containing protein, with the translated sequence MADLIRVNLTTHTVTREPVPKEYALLGGRGLITQILSDEVDPECHPLGEENKLVIAPGLFTGTRVPSTGRLSVGAKSPHTGGIKESNGGGTAATKLAKLGIKAIILEGKPATPVWNTLSVTADSIQIVPAEGLTGLGNFKTTTKLQETYGTKASFITIGQGGEMQMGTATVAITDMDGLPNRHCGRGGMGAVMGSKYIKAIIIDDTGADGHLFEMTDKVAFNAEAKEWAKQLVESGKGLHNFGTAVLVNPISQNGGLPTRNFSMGTFEGSEKINGQMLTKTINERGGKVGHGCSPGCAIRCSNVYNDLDGNYVVSGLEYETIALMGSNLEIDSLDVIAKLNYLCNDYGVDTMEIGVTIGVAMEAGLAAFGDGDAAISLLNELPRGTVLGKLIGQGATVTGRVLGITRVPATKGQAMSGYDPRALKGTGITYATSTMGGDHTAGNCLPGRGGVDPNRSEGQVAVSRDLQIMSTVVDNMGLCLFVGPLPGSMERIARLISAATGKETSVEDLLEMGKSILRLEIKFNTKAGFTKADNRLPEFFRKETLGPKKLVFDIDPAELDEVMNF
- a CDS encoding iron-containing alcohol dehydrogenase, producing the protein MKNYNQAFGFYLPTKLVYEIGAIKNKLASEIKVLNTDTVTIVTDKGVIGAGLLKNVEAALNEKKITYNIFDGVEPNPSTDTCYQCAETAKAISAGAFIAVGGGSPMDVAKTAAILMTNGGNLDKYEGVDKFEKDPLPILAIPTTAGTGSEVTPFAVITIRARNYKMTIVSYRFLPKVAFLDPTVLTSIPPHIAASCGMDALTHAIESYTNLVASPFTDAFGAEAIRLIGKYLRAFVANRADMEAAGAMCVASNLAGIAFGIARLGNVHAMAHPLSGFFNVPHGVANAIILTKVMEYNMLADHGKYKRIAALMGEDVSGLSDLEAAPIAIEAVQNLADDVGIPKTLTEVGVKKDKIEEMAKDAMLSGNVKINPRMSTLKDIINLYLSAM
- a CDS encoding IclR family transcriptional regulator — encoded protein: MEHAESSSNSVEKALKILLAFRVEHPSWGVRALSKHLGFSPATVQRILQTLKSYNFVAQDPETRLYFMGEAAYDYLGSSLEPHSMRRIAAAFMNRLLTSTRETIHLNVIQDNMRLCIDCVDSSQPLKGTIPIGSTSPLYAGATPKCLLSFASADFTETYIRNLKIEPFTKNTINNIKLLREDLENIRKKGFALSMGERSAGLGSISAPVLDLDGRLLCCLSVDIPEIRFNDEAHRNFCIRELLEATREFSKVMGYQGGDENFVDEKSDS